One window from the genome of Leucobacter aridicollis encodes:
- a CDS encoding hydroxyacid dehydrogenase codes for MPIITLLESIHPAGVEILRQSATVRELSGPDDPRLPEALADSDAIIVRSTPITAATLNQGMRLRVIGRHGAGIDNIDGTLAAERGIHIVNTPRSNTESVGEYTIAALMHLFKRFSEVESALRGGKFTAAAGSLPGQVDRLGLIGRELSGAHLGLVGAGAIGQSVARRALALGMRVSAVDPYADPDALERAGITPVADLASLLPTVDALSLHVPGDPARGPLIGEREFGMLRPNAVLINAARGGLVDEDALARALTGGTLAGAAVDVFSPEPPDVASPLFGAPNLLLTPHMAAMTAEALERMAVDVARFTLEALGAETT; via the coding sequence GTGCCAATCATCACCCTGCTCGAATCAATCCATCCGGCCGGCGTCGAGATCCTCAGACAGTCGGCGACTGTTCGGGAGCTCTCCGGCCCCGACGACCCGCGACTGCCCGAGGCGCTCGCCGACTCAGATGCGATCATCGTTCGCAGCACCCCGATCACCGCCGCGACCCTCAATCAGGGCATGCGTCTCCGTGTCATCGGCCGTCACGGTGCTGGCATCGACAACATCGATGGCACGCTCGCTGCCGAGCGCGGCATCCACATCGTGAATACCCCACGAAGCAACACCGAGTCAGTCGGCGAGTACACGATCGCCGCGCTCATGCACCTCTTCAAGCGATTCAGCGAAGTGGAGTCGGCGCTCCGCGGCGGCAAGTTCACCGCGGCAGCTGGCTCACTCCCCGGCCAGGTCGACAGGCTTGGGCTGATTGGCCGTGAGCTCTCAGGAGCCCATCTCGGGCTTGTTGGCGCCGGTGCGATCGGTCAGTCCGTCGCTCGGCGGGCGCTGGCGCTCGGGATGCGCGTGTCTGCGGTCGATCCCTACGCCGACCCGGATGCGCTCGAGCGGGCCGGAATCACCCCAGTGGCCGACCTCGCCTCGCTGCTTCCGACTGTCGACGCGCTCAGCCTGCACGTTCCCGGCGATCCTGCCCGCGGCCCGCTCATCGGCGAACGCGAGTTCGGAATGTTGCGACCCAACGCCGTGCTTATCAATGCCGCCCGCGGCGGACTTGTCGACGAGGATGCGCTTGCTCGCGCACTCACCGGCGGAACACTCGCGGGTGCCGCAGTCGACGTCTTCTCGCCCGAGCCGCCAGACGTTGCCTCGCCGCTGTTTGGCGCGCCAAACCTGCTGCTCACCCCGCACATGGCCGCGATGACCGCCGAAGCGCTCGAGCGCATGGCAGTTGATGTCGCACGATTCACGCTTGAGGCGCTCGGCGCCGAAACCACGTAA
- a CDS encoding TRAP transporter large permease, with the protein MLLLALFVVLLALLALRVPVYLSLLSVSLIYVFVDGRAMSLVVQRLTSGLESFPLVAVPLFVLAGSIMAGGGLAERLMSFAGTLVGHFKGGLAQVNVLNSLMIGGMSGSAQADAAIDSKVLVPIMRREGYSNAYASALTAASSSISPVLPPSIGLILYGVLADVSVGALFMGGVLPALLIAVVLSVAVRILAERLNHPRARDTRASFREVMQGFRASFSALLMPVLLLVGLRMGVFTPTELSAVAVIYALLVSMFVYKQMTWRDIPKVLKDAALTSAMLMLIIAAAAVFSIVVAYERVPQQLGDLLGVVGENPILFLLLVNVILLLLGAVIDAMSLMIIMTPMLAPLAVGLGIDPVQFGVMVVLNVTIGSITPPVGSTLFTVSAITGAKIGEITRAFMPFFLALIIVLLLVSYVPAVTTFLPSVL; encoded by the coding sequence ATGCTGCTTCTCGCACTCTTTGTCGTACTGCTCGCGCTGCTCGCGCTCCGCGTGCCCGTGTACCTCTCGCTGCTCAGCGTCTCGCTCATCTACGTGTTCGTCGATGGCCGGGCAATGTCACTCGTCGTTCAACGGCTCACGAGCGGCCTCGAGTCCTTCCCGCTCGTTGCGGTCCCCCTCTTCGTCCTCGCCGGAAGCATCATGGCAGGCGGCGGCCTCGCCGAGCGCCTCATGAGCTTTGCAGGCACGCTCGTCGGCCACTTCAAGGGTGGACTCGCGCAGGTCAATGTGCTCAACAGCCTCATGATCGGCGGCATGAGCGGTTCGGCGCAGGCAGACGCCGCGATCGACTCAAAGGTGCTCGTGCCCATCATGCGGCGCGAGGGCTACAGCAACGCGTACGCGTCAGCCCTCACCGCGGCCTCAAGCTCGATCTCCCCGGTCCTTCCGCCCTCAATCGGTCTGATCCTCTACGGCGTCCTCGCCGACGTCTCAGTCGGCGCGCTCTTCATGGGCGGCGTGCTTCCCGCGCTGCTCATCGCCGTCGTACTGAGCGTTGCGGTGCGGATCCTCGCAGAACGACTCAACCACCCCCGCGCCCGCGATACGCGTGCGTCATTTCGCGAGGTCATGCAGGGCTTCCGCGCGTCGTTCTCTGCGCTGCTCATGCCCGTGCTGTTGCTCGTCGGGCTGCGCATGGGCGTGTTCACGCCGACCGAGCTCAGCGCGGTCGCGGTCATCTACGCGCTGCTCGTCTCGATGTTCGTCTACAAGCAGATGACGTGGCGCGACATCCCGAAGGTGCTCAAGGACGCCGCGCTCACGAGCGCGATGCTCATGCTGATCATCGCCGCAGCGGCGGTATTCAGCATCGTCGTTGCCTACGAACGCGTTCCGCAGCAGCTCGGAGACCTGCTCGGCGTCGTCGGCGAGAACCCGATCCTGTTCCTGCTGCTCGTCAACGTCATCCTGCTGCTGCTCGGTGCCGTCATCGACGCGATGAGCCTCATGATCATCATGACCCCGATGCTCGCGCCGCTCGCCGTAGGTCTCGGCATTGATCCCGTGCAGTTTGGCGTGATGGTTGTGCTCAACGTCACAATCGGCTCGATCACCCCGCCCGTCGGCAGCACGCTCTTCACCGTGAGCGCAATCACTGGCGCAAAGATCGGCGAGATCACACGGGCGTTCATGCCGTTCTTCCTCGCACTCATCATCGTGCTGCTGCTTGTGAGCTACGTGCCAGCGGTCACCACGTTCCTTCCCAGCGTTCTCTAA
- a CDS encoding TRAP transporter small permease yields MQSPAARSAPRWLRGTLATVEEWVPAALMGVMAVAITADVIMRYVFNHPLAWAGPLSMFCMVWMVYLGSAAVSRRGAHICLDFLSTKLGHRGRAAVDLFVELVTLAVLGTICVATVIYLEKARFLIMPGLGFSKKYITVAALVGLVLMVIHSCGHAVRAISGLRNPDYERVNVPIEEVELDDFDTRFVNVVSDELTGKQG; encoded by the coding sequence GTGCAATCACCAGCCGCAAGATCAGCGCCCCGCTGGCTCAGGGGCACCCTCGCAACCGTAGAAGAGTGGGTGCCGGCCGCCCTCATGGGCGTCATGGCAGTTGCGATCACCGCCGATGTCATCATGCGGTACGTGTTCAACCACCCACTCGCCTGGGCAGGCCCGCTCTCCATGTTCTGCATGGTGTGGATGGTGTACCTCGGCTCAGCGGCGGTCTCGCGCCGCGGCGCACACATCTGCCTCGACTTCCTGTCAACCAAACTCGGGCACCGTGGCCGCGCGGCTGTCGACCTCTTCGTCGAACTCGTGACCCTCGCAGTGCTCGGCACGATCTGCGTCGCGACAGTCATCTACCTTGAGAAGGCGCGCTTTCTCATCATGCCCGGCCTGGGCTTCTCGAAGAAGTACATCACCGTCGCCGCGCTCGTCGGGCTGGTACTCATGGTCATTCACTCGTGCGGGCACGCCGTGCGCGCCATCTCCGGGCTCCGAAACCCAGACTACGAGCGAGTGAACGTTCCCATCGAAGAGGTCGAACTCGATGACTTTGATACGCGATTCGTCAACGTTGTGAGCGACGAGCTCACCGGAAAGCAGGGCTGA
- a CDS encoding Lrp/AsnC family transcriptional regulator: protein MIDVNHEPNDIDDIDRKLLSALQKDGRCGYAELGELVGLTAGGARRRVMRLEERGIIQIVGVTDPLKLGYRSMAMVGIVAQGDVEEIAAALNDLQNVVYVVIAAGQYDILAEVIAEDQAAMFEAINHQVRNVPGVLRIETFPYYSIRTHRFGWGAL from the coding sequence GTGATCGACGTAAACCACGAGCCCAACGACATTGATGACATTGACCGCAAGCTGCTGTCGGCGCTCCAGAAAGATGGCCGGTGTGGTTACGCCGAGCTCGGCGAGCTCGTCGGCCTCACCGCGGGCGGCGCGAGACGCCGCGTCATGCGCCTCGAGGAGCGCGGCATCATCCAGATCGTCGGAGTCACAGACCCGCTCAAGCTCGGCTACCGCAGCATGGCGATGGTCGGCATCGTCGCCCAGGGCGACGTCGAGGAGATCGCGGCGGCCCTGAATGACCTCCAGAACGTCGTGTACGTGGTCATCGCCGCCGGCCAGTACGACATCCTCGCCGAGGTTATCGCGGAAGACCAGGCTGCGATGTTCGAGGCGATCAACCACCAGGTGCGCAACGTGCCAGGCGTACTGCGAATCGAGACTTTTCCGTACTACTCAATTCGCACTCATCGCTTTGGATGGGGAGCACTCTAA
- a CDS encoding aminotransferase class III-fold pyridoxal phosphate-dependent enzyme, giving the protein MTESISRTWLFARPVVAESDAMKVANECFGVSGTAVEVGSQQDRNFAIRGAGERNILLKFDNAATTEADREFQALVGGALAAAGVSTPAQLVPIPGAGIAHETVSEVGEAETVVARAFEWVDGAPIADEPELRGFRAEQLGELAGRSVSGLRGVAHAAAERDIQWELGRALDVVEQLADALPFERRERCLAAARRAAAAVRAAQHALPRQVIHGDITADNVLCDARGTLWVVDLGDAAMSWRVAELAVTAADVLGRTGSIAHTGRVVRGFLTAATLTETELSVVWPLIVLRGAVLAVSGWSQLDVDPGNEYARERLEHEWEVFERACAIDDETAYAQLRLAAGMPHRPDIEYAPLAGSQPQLLDLGVESAELDRGAWLEAGIEDRLAQRALETTQAVAAPFGQARLSRVSPRADVPAAARARCIELWTAPGATLVAPYAGELTADGDVLELSDSGVVLRLEGVRALASAGSVLTGAPIAVAESGAPIRVTRRFAGVEPADPFVEFDGEYECDGASDPSLLVGVVPVPDPDIELRSERARRDLAMGGASERYYLEPPRIERGWGALLIETRGRAYLDMVNNVTAIGHSHPALADSVSRQLNLLNTNSRFLYGLYADFTSRLLEHSPDPALDVVIPVSSGSEANDLALRLAQVATQRKVVVAAREGYHGWTMASDAVSTSAFDNPNAAGSRPEWVDIVSAPNSYRGEYRGPESGERYVAELRERLAELVAEGRPPAAFISEPVLGNAGGVIPPAGYLAGAYDAIRAVGGVAIADEVQVGYGRLGTHFWGSELAGAVPDIITVAKAAGNAFPLGAVITKREIVDALREEGMFFSSSGGAPASMAAGLAVLDVIRDEGLQENARVIGEHLVAELARLADRHSMIGAVHGSGLYLGVELVRDRETREPAVAETREVCELLLRHGVIMQATSERQNVLKVKPPMTLTREQADVFIAALDRVLEEVNSEEL; this is encoded by the coding sequence ATGACTGAGAGTATCAGCCGGACTTGGCTTTTTGCGCGCCCAGTGGTGGCCGAAAGCGACGCAATGAAGGTGGCGAACGAGTGCTTCGGGGTGAGCGGCACGGCCGTCGAGGTCGGCAGCCAGCAAGACCGAAACTTCGCGATCAGGGGCGCCGGTGAGCGGAATATCCTGCTGAAGTTCGATAACGCTGCCACGACAGAAGCCGACCGCGAGTTCCAGGCACTCGTCGGGGGCGCGCTCGCCGCCGCTGGCGTCTCGACCCCGGCGCAGCTTGTGCCGATCCCTGGCGCGGGGATCGCACACGAGACCGTGTCTGAGGTCGGAGAAGCCGAGACCGTCGTCGCTCGGGCGTTCGAGTGGGTTGATGGGGCGCCTATCGCAGATGAGCCTGAGCTTCGCGGTTTCCGTGCCGAGCAGCTCGGCGAGCTCGCAGGCCGCTCGGTGTCAGGCCTGCGGGGGGTCGCGCATGCGGCGGCCGAGCGCGATATCCAGTGGGAGCTCGGTCGCGCACTTGATGTCGTCGAGCAGCTCGCCGACGCATTGCCCTTCGAGCGCCGCGAGCGCTGCCTCGCCGCCGCGCGCCGCGCTGCTGCCGCCGTGCGCGCCGCCCAGCACGCGCTGCCTCGCCAGGTGATCCACGGCGACATCACTGCCGATAACGTGCTCTGCGACGCTCGCGGCACGCTGTGGGTTGTCGACCTCGGGGACGCGGCGATGTCGTGGCGAGTCGCTGAGCTCGCGGTGACTGCCGCCGACGTTCTCGGGCGCACGGGCAGCATTGCGCACACCGGGCGAGTGGTTCGCGGCTTTCTTACTGCCGCCACGCTCACTGAGACAGAACTCTCGGTCGTGTGGCCGCTCATCGTGCTCCGCGGGGCGGTACTCGCGGTGAGCGGGTGGAGCCAGCTCGATGTTGACCCTGGAAACGAGTACGCGCGTGAGCGGCTCGAGCACGAGTGGGAGGTATTCGAGCGTGCCTGCGCCATCGACGATGAGACAGCCTACGCGCAGCTGCGACTCGCTGCAGGCATGCCGCATCGCCCTGACATCGAGTACGCGCCGCTCGCCGGGTCGCAGCCCCAGCTGCTTGATTTGGGGGTTGAGAGCGCCGAGCTTGATCGGGGCGCCTGGCTCGAGGCTGGAATCGAAGATCGTCTCGCGCAGCGCGCACTCGAAACGACGCAGGCTGTCGCGGCCCCGTTCGGGCAGGCGCGCCTGAGTCGCGTATCGCCCCGCGCAGACGTGCCCGCAGCGGCGCGGGCTCGCTGCATCGAGCTGTGGACCGCGCCGGGCGCGACGCTCGTCGCACCGTATGCTGGCGAGCTCACTGCCGACGGCGATGTGCTCGAGCTGAGCGACAGTGGCGTCGTGCTTCGCCTTGAGGGCGTGCGGGCGCTTGCGTCTGCTGGGAGCGTGCTTACCGGGGCGCCGATCGCGGTTGCCGAGTCCGGGGCGCCCATCCGAGTGACCAGGCGATTCGCTGGCGTCGAGCCGGCCGACCCGTTCGTTGAGTTCGACGGCGAGTACGAGTGCGATGGGGCGAGTGATCCCTCGCTGCTCGTTGGTGTCGTGCCAGTACCCGATCCTGATATCGAGCTTCGAAGCGAACGAGCGCGCCGCGACCTGGCGATGGGAGGGGCGAGCGAGCGCTACTATCTTGAGCCGCCGCGCATCGAGCGTGGCTGGGGCGCGCTGCTCATCGAGACTCGCGGTCGCGCCTACCTCGACATGGTGAATAACGTCACGGCTATTGGGCACTCCCATCCGGCGCTTGCAGATAGCGTGTCGCGACAGCTCAACCTGCTGAACACGAACTCGAGGTTTCTCTACGGCCTCTACGCAGATTTCACTTCCAGGCTGCTCGAGCACTCGCCAGATCCCGCACTCGACGTGGTGATCCCCGTGAGCTCTGGCTCCGAGGCGAATGACCTCGCGCTGCGCCTCGCCCAGGTCGCCACGCAACGCAAGGTCGTTGTGGCGGCGCGCGAGGGGTACCACGGGTGGACGATGGCGTCTGACGCTGTCAGCACGTCTGCGTTTGACAACCCCAACGCGGCGGGATCGCGGCCCGAATGGGTCGATATCGTGAGCGCCCCGAACTCCTACAGGGGCGAATACCGTGGCCCTGAGTCGGGTGAGCGGTACGTTGCGGAGCTGCGTGAGCGGCTCGCGGAGCTTGTTGCCGAGGGGCGGCCCCCGGCAGCGTTCATCTCGGAGCCCGTGCTTGGCAACGCGGGCGGAGTGATTCCGCCCGCCGGCTACCTCGCTGGCGCGTATGACGCGATTCGCGCGGTTGGCGGCGTCGCAATCGCCGATGAGGTGCAGGTCGGGTACGGGAGGCTCGGTACGCACTTCTGGGGCTCCGAGCTCGCCGGGGCAGTGCCCGACATCATCACTGTCGCGAAGGCCGCAGGAAACGCTTTCCCGCTTGGCGCGGTCATCACGAAGCGGGAGATCGTCGACGCGTTGCGGGAGGAGGGGATGTTCTTCTCATCATCTGGGGGCGCACCGGCAAGCATGGCAGCCGGGCTTGCCGTGCTCGACGTCATCCGCGACGAGGGGCTCCAGGAAAATGCTCGGGTGATTGGGGAGCACCTCGTCGCCGAGCTTGCGCGCCTTGCCGACAGACACTCGATGATCGGTGCGGTGCACGGGTCGGGGCTCTACCTCGGTGTCGAGTTGGTGCGAGACCGCGAGACCCGTGAGCCAGCGGTCGCTGAGACGCGCGAGGTATGCGAACTGCTGCTGCGCCACGGGGTCATCATGCAGGCGACGTCTGAGCGGCAGAACGTGTTGAAGGTGAAGCCGCCGATGACGCTCACTCGCGAGCAGGCTGACGTGTTCATTGCAGCGCTGGATCGTGTGCTCGAAGAAGTGAATTCGGAAGAGTTGTGA
- the dctP gene encoding TRAP transporter substrate-binding protein DctP — protein sequence MIKRKILAASVAAVVGLALAGCSAGGDGGDSSEAGSTTTISVSHVESSSSITHKTLEAVADRVKERSGGSLELEIYPDGQLGTSADTLQQSASGEPLIGYTDAAELSALAPSSNLDVLAGPFLFENTDQAQTFHESDVFAEMNDALAEEGGVRVLALNYFLGTRNILGKDAYPEPADLGGVKLRVPPIDSFTRTTELLGAVPTTVDYTEVYSALQQGVVDAAENDINSMLDQKWGEAANQLTMTHHFQLFLGFAIGTAAFDALTEEQQQILVEEFAQGGVDSTAENASIESDTLQALEDAGVTITEANLKAYRETTKSYYDGYPEGLLDSVRSAAGM from the coding sequence ATGATCAAACGCAAAATTCTCGCGGCGAGCGTCGCCGCTGTTGTTGGGCTCGCACTCGCCGGTTGCTCGGCAGGTGGCGACGGTGGTGACTCAAGTGAGGCCGGGTCGACGACGACAATTTCGGTGTCGCACGTCGAATCGTCGTCGAGCATCACCCACAAGACCCTTGAAGCTGTCGCAGACCGCGTGAAGGAGCGGTCGGGTGGCTCGCTCGAGCTCGAGATCTACCCAGACGGCCAGCTCGGTACGTCTGCGGACACGTTGCAGCAGTCTGCATCGGGCGAGCCCCTCATCGGGTACACCGATGCGGCCGAGCTCTCGGCGCTGGCGCCGAGCAGCAACCTCGACGTGCTCGCGGGGCCGTTCCTGTTCGAAAACACCGACCAGGCACAGACGTTCCACGAGTCAGATGTGTTCGCGGAGATGAACGACGCGCTTGCCGAAGAGGGCGGGGTTCGCGTGCTCGCGCTGAACTACTTCCTCGGCACCCGCAACATTCTCGGCAAGGACGCGTACCCAGAGCCCGCAGACCTCGGGGGCGTGAAGCTCCGAGTACCTCCGATCGATTCGTTCACCCGCACCACCGAGCTGCTCGGCGCCGTGCCGACGACTGTCGACTACACGGAGGTCTACAGCGCGCTGCAGCAGGGCGTCGTCGACGCAGCAGAGAACGACATCAACTCGATGCTCGACCAGAAGTGGGGAGAGGCTGCGAACCAGCTCACCATGACCCACCACTTCCAGCTCTTCCTCGGCTTCGCGATCGGTACCGCAGCGTTCGACGCACTCACCGAAGAGCAGCAGCAGATCCTCGTTGAGGAGTTCGCGCAGGGCGGGGTCGACTCGACAGCCGAGAACGCCTCGATCGAGAGCGACACGCTCCAGGCGCTCGAAGATGCGGGCGTGACAATCACCGAAGCGAACCTCAAGGCATACCGCGAGACGACGAAGTCGTACTACGACGGCTACCCCGAGGGGCTGCTCGACAGCGTGCGCTCAGCCGCAGGCATGTAA
- a CDS encoding NAD(P)/FAD-dependent oxidoreductase — MRVTAEINGEVSYWFSQVATRPARAPLDRDLTVDVALVGAGYTNLWIAYYLKQARPDLEIAILEREVAGFGASSRNGGWISYGLPGQHSRYAKAHGVQAVRDFQRELFATIGEIVDVAAREGIEADIAHEGEVAIARNPAQLARLREEYEGGSQWGFGPGDLVMLDRDGANEHARLSNAVGGLWSPHCARVQPALLASGLADTVERMGVRIYEHTAVSEIVPHTALTERGNRVSAEFVVRGTEGYTNSLKGHSRDWLPKLSSMLVTEPLTPEQHREIGWDTNVMVRDAGHFFSYIHRTADDRIALGGPGVPYLWGSGWDDRGSTLPASEQALVRALHTLFPMLKDHPIAHTWTGILGIPRNWSATVTLDRASGMAVAGGYVGDGVTSTNLAGRTMRDLILGDDTQLTRMPWVGGQIRKWEPEPLRWIALRGMYGVYNLADRLEDRSGSPKTSILARAANVIAGRS; from the coding sequence ATGAGGGTCACCGCCGAGATCAATGGTGAAGTGTCGTACTGGTTTTCGCAGGTCGCAACCAGGCCCGCGAGAGCTCCACTCGATCGCGACCTCACCGTCGACGTCGCACTCGTCGGCGCGGGATACACGAACCTCTGGATCGCCTACTACCTGAAGCAGGCTCGGCCGGATCTCGAGATCGCGATCCTCGAGCGTGAGGTCGCAGGGTTTGGGGCGTCGAGCCGCAACGGCGGCTGGATCTCGTACGGGCTCCCCGGGCAGCACAGCCGCTACGCGAAGGCGCACGGAGTGCAGGCGGTTCGAGACTTTCAGCGCGAGCTGTTCGCGACGATCGGTGAGATCGTCGACGTCGCCGCGCGAGAGGGCATCGAGGCCGACATTGCCCACGAGGGTGAAGTCGCAATCGCGCGAAACCCCGCCCAGCTCGCGCGGCTGCGCGAGGAGTACGAGGGCGGCTCGCAGTGGGGGTTTGGCCCCGGCGACCTTGTCATGCTCGACCGTGACGGCGCGAACGAGCACGCGAGGCTCTCGAACGCCGTTGGTGGCCTCTGGTCCCCGCACTGCGCTCGCGTGCAACCGGCGCTGCTCGCCTCGGGCCTCGCCGACACCGTCGAGCGGATGGGCGTGCGCATCTACGAGCACACCGCAGTCTCCGAGATCGTGCCGCACACGGCACTCACCGAACGCGGCAACAGGGTATCCGCCGAGTTCGTTGTGCGCGGCACCGAGGGCTACACCAACTCGTTGAAGGGCCACTCGCGTGACTGGCTTCCGAAGCTGTCGAGCATGCTCGTGACCGAGCCGCTCACTCCCGAGCAGCATCGCGAGATCGGCTGGGACACGAACGTGATGGTTCGAGACGCGGGCCACTTTTTCAGCTACATTCACCGCACCGCAGACGACAGGATCGCGCTCGGCGGGCCGGGCGTTCCCTACCTGTGGGGCTCTGGCTGGGACGACAGGGGGAGCACGCTGCCAGCCTCTGAGCAGGCGCTCGTCCGTGCACTGCACACGCTCTTCCCGATGCTCAAAGACCACCCGATCGCGCACACCTGGACCGGGATTCTCGGGATCCCGCGGAACTGGTCGGCCACGGTCACGCTCGACCGCGCCAGCGGGATGGCTGTCGCTGGCGGCTATGTCGGTGACGGGGTGACAAGCACGAACCTTGCGGGGCGCACAATGCGCGACCTGATTCTGGGGGATGACACGCAGCTCACCCGTATGCCCTGGGTCGGCGGGCAGATTCGCAAGTGGGAGCCCGAGCCGCTGCGCTGGATTGCGCTTCGCGGCATGTACGGGGTGTACAACCTCGCTGACAGGCTTGAGGATCGGTCGGGGAGCCCGAAGACGTCGATTCTCGCGCGTGCCGCAAACGTCATCGCCGGCCGGAGCTGA
- a CDS encoding 2-hydroxyacid dehydrogenase — protein sequence MTVPPNTLLVVPDAESDADAAAFRECFAALAPQGVELRVHVGQPATDAAWRELVADADGIVLNWRLPDEALRAATKLRVVSFLGTGAADHLDLGAAQARGIDVRTVSGYSNDAVAEHTLGLLLALARGTVARNRELREGEWLPATGMQLSGKRLGLVGYGGIGQRVAELGVAFGMDVVAWTRSGRVENPARFAELAEALSESDVVSLHLSLTPGTTACIGAEELATMREGALLLNTARGALVDEAAVLDALDSGRLGGYATDVFVEEPAPPGSPLIAHPRVLATPHIGYATADAEAALLRRGIENAIAGLTESSPTT from the coding sequence ATGACTGTTCCACCAAACACGCTGCTCGTTGTCCCTGACGCAGAGAGCGATGCAGACGCTGCAGCCTTTCGAGAGTGCTTCGCGGCGCTCGCGCCGCAGGGCGTCGAGCTCAGGGTGCACGTTGGCCAACCGGCGACCGATGCGGCGTGGCGTGAGCTCGTCGCTGACGCCGACGGAATCGTCTTGAACTGGCGGTTGCCAGACGAGGCGTTGCGGGCAGCGACCAAGCTTCGCGTCGTGTCGTTTCTCGGGACCGGCGCGGCAGATCACCTTGATCTTGGCGCCGCCCAGGCTCGCGGAATCGACGTTCGAACGGTGTCTGGCTATTCGAACGACGCCGTCGCGGAGCACACACTCGGGCTGCTGCTTGCGCTTGCGCGCGGCACGGTTGCGCGAAACCGCGAGCTCCGCGAGGGCGAGTGGCTGCCTGCGACAGGGATGCAGCTGTCTGGCAAACGCCTGGGCCTCGTCGGCTACGGCGGTATCGGGCAGCGGGTCGCTGAGCTCGGCGTGGCGTTTGGGATGGACGTTGTCGCGTGGACGCGCAGCGGCCGTGTCGAAAACCCCGCGCGGTTCGCCGAGCTCGCCGAGGCGTTGAGCGAGAGCGACGTCGTCAGCCTGCACCTCTCGCTGACGCCTGGGACAACTGCCTGCATCGGCGCCGAGGAGCTCGCAACCATGCGCGAGGGGGCCCTGCTTCTCAACACCGCCCGCGGGGCGCTCGTTGACGAAGCCGCGGTGCTCGACGCCCTCGACTCAGGCAGGCTTGGCGGGTACGCGACTGACGTTTTCGTCGAGGAACCGGCGCCGCCAGGGTCGCCACTCATCGCTCACCCGCGCGTGCTTGCGACTCCACATATCGGCTACGCCACCGCCGACGCCGAGGCGGCACTACTTCGACGTGGCATCGAAAACGCTATCGCTGGCCTCACCGAGTCCAGCCCGACGACCTAG